In a genomic window of Gigantopelta aegis isolate Gae_Host chromosome 9, Gae_host_genome, whole genome shotgun sequence:
- the LOC121380567 gene encoding uncharacterized protein LOC121380567 isoform X5, with product MFCVPRASWTFKLLFSPGPRQRKIQQNARTQLHTATCVEMRPTTEKACDGTTDYAVMKTKSAAKAKAECPYAGATAVKSSVVIMVSALFVSYLKF from the exons ATGTTCTGTGTACCGCGTGCCAGTTGGACTTTCAAACTGCTGTTCTCGCCTGGACCCCGTCAACGAAAGATACAACAAAATGCAC GGACGCAACTGCATACGGCCACCTGCGTAGAAATGAGACCCACTACTGAGAAGGCGTGTGATGGAACCACAGATTATGCCGTAATGAAAACCAAATCGGCGGCCAAAGCAAAGGCCGAAT GTCCGTATGCTGGAGCCACCGCAGTGAAGTCGTCTGTCGTCATAATGGTGTCGGCTCTGTTTGTGTCATACCTCAAGTTTTGA
- the LOC121380567 gene encoding uncharacterized protein LOC121380567 isoform X4 has translation MASVSTASSPCSLDVLCTACQLDFQTAVLAWTPSTKDTTKWTQLHTATCVEMRPTTEKACDGTTDYAVMKTKSAAKAKAECPYAGATAVKSSVVIMVSALFVSYLKF, from the exons CACTTGATGTTCTGTGTACCGCGTGCCAGTTGGACTTTCAAACTGCTGTTCTCGCCTGGACCCCGTCAACGAAAGATACAACAAAAT GGACGCAACTGCATACGGCCACCTGCGTAGAAATGAGACCCACTACTGAGAAGGCGTGTGATGGAACCACAGATTATGCCGTAATGAAAACCAAATCGGCGGCCAAAGCAAAGGCCGAAT GTCCGTATGCTGGAGCCACCGCAGTGAAGTCGTCTGTCGTCATAATGGTGTCGGCTCTGTTTGTGTCATACCTCAAGTTTTGA